GACTGCGCCTTCTGCTGCGACGCCGTCACCTGCTTGAAGGCGTCGTTCACTGCGGCAGGCGGGTCGGCCTGCTTGATTGCGATGCCCTGCACCTGGATGCCGGCACGATACGAATCGAGGATGCGCTGCATGCTCTCGGCAACCTGCGCCTCGATCTCGGCGCGGCGGTCGCCCATCGCGTCGTTCAGGCTGACGCGGCTAACGACCGATCTCATCGCGCTTTCGGCGACCTCGCGGATCGTTTCATCCGGCTGCGCAAGCTGGAACAGGTAGAGCTCCGGTGTGCGGATGTTCCAACGGACCTGGTAAGCGATGTCGATCAAGTTCTGGTCGCCCGTCAGCATCAGGTCGTTGGCGTCGTCAGATCCCAGGTCGATGTTCCGAATGTTCTCGACGTCGATCTTGGTGACGCGGTCGATCGGCGAGGGAAGCGTGATCCCGACGCCGGGACCAAGGGTCGAACTGTAACGGCCGAACCGGAGGACGACGCCGCGCTGCCCCGGCGAAATCGAGTGGATCGAGGTGAAGACGAGCCAGAGGGCTATGAATCCGAGCACGGCCCAGAAGATCAAGGCGCCGCTCGGGCGTGTCGGCAATCCGCCGCCGCCGCCGCCACCACCGCCGAAGCGGAGCCGCTTGCGCAGCAACTCGTCGAGCGATGCAACATTGGCCGCAGGGTTGAGGCCCGCCCGGCGCTTGCGCGGCGGCTCGCCCCACGGACCTGCGCCCTGGCCATCGTCAGGCGGCGGTTCGGAAC
This portion of the Sphingomonas limnosediminicola genome encodes:
- the hflK gene encoding FtsH protease activity modulator HflK, with the protein product MNIISGWGSRVRGLFADTKGPWGSGSGSGSGGGSEPPPDDGQGAGPWGEPPRKRRAGLNPAANVASLDELLRKRLRFGGGGGGGGGLPTRPSGALIFWAVLGFIALWLVFTSIHSISPGQRGVVLRFGRYSSTLGPGVGITLPSPIDRVTKIDVENIRNIDLGSDDANDLMLTGDQNLIDIAYQVRWNIRTPELYLFQLAQPDETIREVAESAMRSVVSRVSLNDAMGDRRAEIEAQVAESMQRILDSYRAGIQVQGIAIKQADPPAAVNDAFKQVTASQQKAQSYINGANAYALQLRQKAQGDATAFDKVYEQYKLAPEVTRRRMYYETMEQVLSKVDKTIIEAPGITPYLPLPQVQKSTQQQEAQQ